The proteins below come from a single Nitrospiraceae bacterium genomic window:
- a CDS encoding LamB/YcsF family protein: MTRTRSIDLNCDLGEAATPAQRDAEARLMPYMTSVNIACGVHTGDTALMRSTVQLARQYDVAIGAHPGLPDRESRGRRELPLSQALVLDLILSQVSELMAIGQSEGIRLSHVKPHGALYNMAARDPELADAVAAGIVQLDQRLILVGLAGSELLNSGRAHGLIVAAEGFADRGYRADGRLVPRTETHALIHDESTVVARARSLVHEGTLAAGDGTLLHLHVDTLCLHGDTPGAVRLAHALRMMFDDDGISVRRLDHAD, encoded by the coding sequence ATGACCCGTACGCGCAGCATCGATCTGAATTGTGATCTCGGCGAGGCGGCAACCCCGGCGCAACGGGATGCAGAAGCTCGGCTCATGCCCTATATGACATCAGTAAATATCGCCTGCGGCGTACATACGGGTGATACGGCACTGATGCGCAGCACGGTGCAGCTGGCGCGACAGTATGATGTGGCAATCGGCGCGCATCCCGGGTTACCTGACCGAGAATCACGCGGACGCCGGGAACTGCCGCTGTCGCAAGCGTTGGTGCTGGACCTCATCCTCTCGCAGGTGAGTGAATTGATGGCGATCGGGCAGTCGGAAGGCATCCGGCTCTCTCACGTGAAACCGCATGGAGCCCTCTACAACATGGCGGCGCGCGATCCAGAGCTCGCCGATGCAGTCGCGGCTGGTATCGTTCAACTCGATCAGCGGTTGATCCTCGTCGGATTGGCCGGGTCGGAACTTCTCAACTCTGGAAGAGCGCATGGGCTGATCGTGGCCGCGGAAGGATTCGCGGATCGAGGCTATCGGGCTGATGGTCGTTTAGTACCCCGAACTGAGACACATGCGCTCATCCATGACGAATCGACCGTCGTCGCCCGAGCGCGGTCACTGGTACATGAAGGCACCCTCGCCGCTGGCGATGGGACGTTGCTCCACCTCCACGTCGATACCCTCTGTCTGCACGGGGACACGCCCGGTGCCGTCCGCCTGGCCCATGCGCTACGAATGATGTTCGACGATGACGGAATTTCCGTGAGGCGCCTCGATCATGCCGACTAA